In a single window of the Callithrix jacchus isolate 240 chromosome 1, calJac240_pri, whole genome shotgun sequence genome:
- the ADPRHL1 gene encoding inactive ADP-ribosyltransferase ARH2 isoform X1, with translation MEKFKAAMLLGSVGDALGYRNVCKENSAAGMKIQEDLHRSGGLDHLVLSPGEWPVSDNTIMHMATAQALTTDYWCLDDLYREMVRCYVEIVEKLPERRPDPATIEGCAQLKPNNYLLAWHTPFNEKGSGFGAATKAMCIGLRYWKPERLETLIEVSIECGRMTHNHPTGFLGSLCTALFVSFAAQGKPLVQWGRDMLRAVPLAEEYCRKTIRHTAEYQEHWFYFEAKWQFYLEERKISKDSENKAIFPDNYDAEEREKTYRKWSSEGRGGRRGHDAPMIAYDALLAAGNSWTELCHRAMFHGGESAATGTIAGCLFGLLYGLDLVPKGLYQDLEDKQKLEDLGAALYRLSTEEKKRGKTCSDIMSVDAQALKKKMGKMACDPAARAILSSLLLYVAGRADRPPGTEAGESRAGRQPQPQPQPQEAAQRPTRFQLLQAKFLGPGRERCLKRTREVGRLISRDKQGPGRGLVGATINKLLEKTREPTPKPCPSEKPRWGHPAGKSPVKNILKKFLAAEEKEAKEKEAREKPPAERPRAQGLLPKIMGKSSVLAKLREKFEQSSCLCSEAGALRLRTEERKRRNLQRKRMHRPEVRVLHTAAMASTCVRTPPARFLACTADPLPALSVATVVCGPRSWLSHCTKISHSVARRQPRAETSMPPSAGETGRSGNKAEGKGPLEEEPQRLPSSLKPGTPQVMARRDGHAGPSLAPSWAPYTGEAHPGLVPASSSLGPASPWGPTAKSAADDVQEVRGATVMWCPGPMGEGAGEGPEITMTVCSSEDETEGTGFPDPGRDPLFAIQKCFPEQKVPEHIPPLNTPSVRAAGTTQPSTEPPRITVQIPVVHEMPASPTTLQNASSGENQRSRIFGGENVAEKAQTEFSTVAENRRDNRAPVEPSKPSGTQVRLGASSPQGSRATLHPAAARGASGANHRVPETAPTQRTETDPAGGKGILKGSFDSSRSPRSPEDISGERTSDLRDEMHLLQESNEISMQNKGSAANSPAAEKNPLRGNTGYASGGQQVPSPTGRNPTGAPTLLATPSKEHIGPGGVTSTGTNMPSLREEHRRPRLTESAQTLKAAKEISHDFGENPLSSLNEPPKPGIKACGEMAAAGSAVSLATPTPAPGGTQSPGDCIVGEPEMLGQEEYRALSESHSRGEALPPDPHSCGFLAPWGSSEPKSRVAGRSLLRGTALTRHPAEAAALNRHPEDTAALARHPEGSAALARHPEDTAALARHPEDTAALARHPEDTAALARHPEDTAALARHPEDAAALNRHPEDAAALNRHPEDSAALTRHPEAPRLHISNASAAMGDKKDVPVEENLLGKGTKSGTPASNHPRTQARSVAGSSSHGPGGLPLPSENPQGKDREGINSPRWAEPDHLLPVVPSAEVDMGWMGGAHQRDPPHVQAHLPLTAGDTQAKLWASVSEPRTQAGEAQKCPLTQSGESQKRPPTQADMMRQQSHQVQEEAPEPSDAGKRVAPLGLKVVLTTAKEPRTQWAQDLGGDKGTAIGVRGACQRSDLGQQRPQGPWEEQGRRAVQGEGTRAAENPAAPPGDPKGLGSLVAQGQAQEKAQGQPQWQIQREVPGQAQRQIQREAPGQPQRQIQREAPGQAQRQIQREAPGQPQRQIQREAPGQPQRQIQREAPGQAQRQIQREAPGQPQRQIQREAPGQAQKQIQREAPGQPQRQIQREAPGQPQRQIQREAPGQPQRQIQREAPGQAQRQIHREAPGQAQRQIHREAPGQPQRQIQKEAPGQAERQIQREVQGQALACGTVPRALEQPISGTAELVATAGRSGGSGSPVPRDNGQWRGSGLGEPSAQHPSSGSCPLGGKSIATSPLGLRKSPAEPMPDAGSWGTPQAPTQEGPPDHPRAKGDLQDAMEASEPERLKRSTRLAKYKAQSFSDQRAFDLSFRPMSLRASDTFELPK, from the exons GCTTCCTGGGCTCCCTGTGCACAGCCCTGTTTGTGTCGTTTGCCGCACAAGGAAAGCCGCTGGTCCAGTGGGGGAGAGACATGCTGAGGGCAGTGCCCCTGGCAGAAGAGTACTGCAGGAAGACCATTCGGCACACAGCAG AATACCAGGAGCACTGGTTTTACTTTGAAGCGAAATGGCAGTTTTATTTGGAGGAGAGGAAGATCAGCAAAGACTCAGAAAACAAAGCCATCTTCCCTGACAATTATGACGCAGAAGAGAGGGAAAAG ACCTACAGGAAGTGGAGCTCGGAAGGTCGAGGGGGAAGACGAGGTCATGATGCCCCCATGATAGCCTATGACGCCCTCCTTGCAGCAGGCAACAGCTGGACTGAGCTGTGTCACCGGGCCATGTTTCATGGAG GGGAGAGCGCGGCCACCGGCACCATTGCAGGCTGCCTGTTCGGCTTGCTGTACGGCCTGGACCTCGTTCCCAAAGGCTTGTACCAGGACCTGGAGGACAAGCAGAAGCTGGAGGACCTGGGCGCGGCTCTCTACCGCCTGTCCACAGAGGAGAA GAAGCGCGGCAAGACCTGCAGTGACATCATGTCTGTTGACGCCCAAGCCCTGAAGAAGAAGATGGGCAAGATGGCCTGCGACCCGGCCGCCCGCGCCATCCTCAGCAGCCTGCTGCTCTACGTCGCGGGCCGCGCGGACCGGCCCCCGGGGACAGAGGCCGGGGAGAGCAGGGCCGGccgccagccccagccccagccccagccccaggaggCCGCCCAGCGGCCCACGCGCTTCCAGCTCCTGCAGGCCAAGTTCCTGGGCCCTGGCCGGGAGCGCTGCCTCAAGAGGACCCGGGAGGTGGGCCGGCTGATCTCCAGGGACAAGCAGGGGCCGGGCAGGGGCCTCGTGGGCGCCACCATCAACAAGCTCCTGGAGAAGACCAGGGAGCCTACGCCAAAGCCCTGCCCCAGCGAGAAGCCCCGCTGGGGCCACCCGGCCGGGAAGAGCCCTGTGAAAAACATCCTCAAGAAGTTCCTGGCCGCCGAAGAGAAGGAGGCGAAGGAGAAAGAAGCGCGAGAGAAGCCCCCAGCGGAGCGGCCCAGAGCGCAGGGCCTCCTGCCGAAGATCATGGGCAAGAGCTCGGTGCTGGCCAAGCTCCGCGAGAAGTTCGAGCAGAGCAGCTGCCTGTGCTCCGAGGCCGGCGCACTGCGGCTGCGCACAGAGGAGCGGAAGAGGCGGAACCTGCAGCGGAAGAGGATGCACCGGCCGGAAGTGCGCGTGCTGCACACGGCCGCCATGGCCAGCACCTGCGTCAGGACGCCCCCCGCCCGCTTCCTGGCCTGCACAGCCGATCCCCTGCCGGCCCTCAGCGTCGCCACCGTCGTCTGCGGCCCCAGGAGCTGGCTGTCCCATTGCACCAAAATCAGCCACTCGGTGGCAAGGCGGCAGCCCAGAGCAGAAACCAGCATGCCCCCCAGTGCCGGGGAAACGGGGCGCAGTGGGAACAAAGCAGAGGGAAAGGGGCCCCTGGAGGAGGAGCCCCAAAGACTGCCTAGCTCCTTGAAGCCCGGGACGCCACAAGTGATGGCTCGGAGGGATGGCCATGCTGGCCCCTCACTGGCCCCCTCTTGGGCTCCCTACACAGGCGAAGCCCATCCTGGCTTGGTGCCTGCATCATCCTCACTGGGACCCGCCAGCCCGTGGGGCCCCACGGCAAAGAGCGCTGCAGACGACGTGCAGGAAGTGAGGGGAGCCACAGTCATGTGGTGTCCTGGTCCCATGGGCGAGGGTGCAGGGGAGGGCCCTGAAATCACCATGACTGTATGCAGCTCAGAAGATGAAACGGAAGGAACAGGCTTCCCAGACCCAGGGAGAGACCCCCTTTTTGCCATCCAGAAGTGTTTCCCAGAACAGAAGGTGCCAGAACACATCCCACCCCTGAACACGCCATCGGTCAGGGCTGCTGGGACAACACAGCCCAGCACGGAGCCTCCACGGATAACAGTCCAAATCCCAGTCGTCCACGAAATGCCAGCCTCTCCCACCACGCTGCAAAATGCATCAAGTGGTGAAAACCAACGTTCTCGTATTTTTGGAGGAGAGAATGTGGCTGAAAAGGCACAGACAGAGTTTTCCACCGTGGCTGAGAACAGAAGGGATAACCGAGCCCCAGTGGAACCCAGCAAGCCTTCAGGGACACAGGTGAGACTTGGCGCCTCCTCACCACAGGGATCGCGAGCAACTCTGCATCCGGCGGCAGCGAGAGGGGCTTCAGGCGCCAACCACCGTGTCCCAGAGACGGCTCCAACACAGAGAACTGAGACGGATCCTGCTGGCGGGAAGGGAATTCTCAAAGGCAGCTTTGACAGTTCACGCAGTCCCAGGAGTCCTGAGGATATTTCAGGAGAGAGGACCTCTGACCTCAGAGATGAGATGCATCTGTTAcaagaatcaaatgaaatatcTATGCAGAACAAGGGCTCAGCAGCAAATTCTCCTGCAGCCGAGAAAAACCCTCTGAGGGGAAACACGGGCTATGCCTCCGGCGGCCAGCAAGTGCCATCCCCGACGGGAAGAAATCCAACAGGTGCCCCCACGTTGCTGGCAACACCATCCAAGGAGCATATAGGGCCTGGGGGTGTCACCTCAACGGGCACGAACATGCCCAGCTTGAGGGAGGAGCATAGAAGGCCGCGGCTAACAGAGTCCGCCCAGACCCTGAAGGCAGCCAAGGAAATCAGCCATGATTTTGGAGAGAACCCACTGTCCTCATTAAATGAACCACCCAAACCTGGTATCAAGGCCTGTGGGGAGATGGCAGCTGCAGGGAGTGCTGTGAGCCTTGCCACACCAACACCCGCACCAGGTGGCACCCAGAGCCCTGGAGACTGCATAGTGGGAGAGCCGGAGATGCTGGGCCAGGAGGAATACAGAGCCTTGTCTGAAAGCCATTCCAGAGGAGAGGCTCTCCCTCCAGACCCCCACAGCTGTGGCTTCCTGGCCCCCTGGGGGTCCTCAGAGCCCAAGAGTAGAGTGGCAGGCAGGAGCCTCCTGAGAGGCACGGCCCTCACCCGGCACCCAGCGGAAGCTGCAGCCCTCAACCGGCACCCAGAGGACACTGCAGCCCTCGCCCGGCACCCAGAGGGCTCTGCAGCCCTCGCCCGGCACCCAGAGGACACTGCAGCCCTCGCCCGGCACCCAGAGGACACTGCAGCCCTCGCCCGGCACCCAGAGGACACTGCAGCCCTCGCCCGGCACCCAGAGGACACTGCAGCCCTCGCCCGGCACCCAGAGGACGCTGCAGCCCTCAACCGGCACCCAGAGGACGCTGCAGCCCTCAACCGGCACCCAGAGGACTCTGCAGCCCTCACCCGGCACCCAGAGGCGCCCCGATTACACATTTCAAATGCATCAGCAGCCATGGGAGACAAAAAGGATGTACCTGTGGAAGAAAACCTTCTGGGTAAAGGCACAAAGTCTGGAACTCCTGCTTCCAATCATCCCAGAACACAGGCCAGGAGTGTGGCAGGGTCCTCCAGCCATGGCCCTGGTGGCCTGCCATTGCCTTCTGAGAACCCACAGGGAAAGGACAGGGAGGGCATCAACTCTCCTCGTTGGGCAGAGCCTGACCATCTGCTTCCTGTGGTGCCTTCTGCAGAGGTGGACATGGGGTGGATGGGTGGTGCCCACCAGCGGGACCCTCCCCATGTACAGGCACACCTGCCCCTGACTGCTGGTGACACACAGGCAAAGCTCTGGGCCAGTGTTTCCGAGCCCAGGACCCAGGCAGGTGAAGCCCAGAAGTGTCCCCTGACCCAGAGTGGTGAATCTCAGAAGCGTCCCCCGACCCAGGCAGACATGATGAGGCAACAGAGTCACCAGGTGCAGGAGGAGGCCCCCGAGCCCAGTGATGCAGGGAAGAGGGTGGCGCCCCTGGGCCTGAAGGTTGTGCTGACTACAGCAAAAGAGCCTCGGACACAGTGGGCGCAGgatctgggtggggacaaagGGACGGCCATTGGGGTTAGGGGTGCCTGCCAGCGCAGTGATCTAGGTCAGCAGCGTCCACAGGGACCCTGGGAGGAGCAGGGGAGGAGAGCAGTGCAGGGAGAGGGCACCAGGGCTGCCGAGAACCCAGCAGCACCTCCAGGGGACCCCAAGGGGCTGGGAAGCCTGGTGGCCCAGGGGCAGGCTCAGGAAAAGGCCCAGGGACAGCCCCAGTGGCAGATCCAGAGAGAGGTCCCGGGACAGGCCCAGAGGCAGATCCAGAGAGAGGCCCCAGGACAGCCCCAGAGGCAGATCCAGAGAGAGGCCCCGGGACAGGCCCAGAGGCAGATCCAGAGAGAGGCCCCGGGACAGCCCCAGAGGCAGATCCAGAGAGAGGCCCCGGGACAGCCCCAGAGGCAGATCCAGAGAGAGGCCCCGGGACAGGCCCAGAGGCAGATCCAGAGAGAGGCCCCGGGACAGCCCCAGAGGCAGATCCAGAGAGAGGCCCCGGGACAGGCCCAGAAGCAGATCCAGAGAGAGGCCCCGGGACAGCCCCAGAGGCAGATCCAGAGAGAGGCCCCGGGACAGCCCCAGAGGCAGATCCAGAGAGAGGCCCCGGGACAGCCCCAGAGGCAGATCCAGAGAGAGGCCCCGGGACAGGCCCAGAGGCAGATCCACAGAGAGGCCCCAGGACAGGCCCAGAGGCAGATCCACAGAGAGGCCCCAGGACAGCCCCAGAGGCAGATTCAGAAAGAGGCCCCAGGACAGGCCGAGAGGCAGATCCAGAGAGAGGTCCAGGGACAGGCCTTGGCCTGTGGGACAGTGCCTCGGGCCTTGGAGCAGCCCATTAGTGGTACAGCTGAGCTAGTGGCCACTGCTGGCAGGAGTGGAGGGTCTGGAAGCCCAGTCCCCAGGGACAATGGACAGTGGAGGGGCAGTGGACTAGGGGAGCCTAGTGCCCAGCACCCATCCTCAGGAAGCTGCCCCCTCGGGGGCAAGAGCATTGCCACTTCTCCCCTGGGCTTGAGAAAGAGCCCGGCTGAGCCCATGCCTGATGCTGGGAGCTGGGGGACTCCCCAGGCCCCAACCCAGGAGGGGCCCCCAGACCACCCCAGGGCCAAGGGGGACCTGCAGGACGCGATGGAGGCATCAGAGCCTGAACGTCTCAAGAGATCCACGCGCCTGGCCAAGTACAAAGCCCAGAGCTTCAGTGACCAGAGGGCCTTCGATTTGTCCTTCAGACCCATGAGCCTCAGGGCCAGTGACACCTTTGAGCTCCCCAAGTGA
- the ADPRHL1 gene encoding inactive ADP-ribosyltransferase ARH2 isoform X2 — MEDRKRGKTCSDIMSVDAQALKKKMGKMACDPAARAILSSLLLYVAGRADRPPGTEAGESRAGRQPQPQPQPQEAAQRPTRFQLLQAKFLGPGRERCLKRTREVGRLISRDKQGPGRGLVGATINKLLEKTREPTPKPCPSEKPRWGHPAGKSPVKNILKKFLAAEEKEAKEKEAREKPPAERPRAQGLLPKIMGKSSVLAKLREKFEQSSCLCSEAGALRLRTEERKRRNLQRKRMHRPEVRVLHTAAMASTCVRTPPARFLACTADPLPALSVATVVCGPRSWLSHCTKISHSVARRQPRAETSMPPSAGETGRSGNKAEGKGPLEEEPQRLPSSLKPGTPQVMARRDGHAGPSLAPSWAPYTGEAHPGLVPASSSLGPASPWGPTAKSAADDVQEVRGATVMWCPGPMGEGAGEGPEITMTVCSSEDETEGTGFPDPGRDPLFAIQKCFPEQKVPEHIPPLNTPSVRAAGTTQPSTEPPRITVQIPVVHEMPASPTTLQNASSGENQRSRIFGGENVAEKAQTEFSTVAENRRDNRAPVEPSKPSGTQVRLGASSPQGSRATLHPAAARGASGANHRVPETAPTQRTETDPAGGKGILKGSFDSSRSPRSPEDISGERTSDLRDEMHLLQESNEISMQNKGSAANSPAAEKNPLRGNTGYASGGQQVPSPTGRNPTGAPTLLATPSKEHIGPGGVTSTGTNMPSLREEHRRPRLTESAQTLKAAKEISHDFGENPLSSLNEPPKPGIKACGEMAAAGSAVSLATPTPAPGGTQSPGDCIVGEPEMLGQEEYRALSESHSRGEALPPDPHSCGFLAPWGSSEPKSRVAGRSLLRGTALTRHPAEAAALNRHPEDTAALARHPEGSAALARHPEDTAALARHPEDTAALARHPEDTAALARHPEDTAALARHPEDAAALNRHPEDAAALNRHPEDSAALTRHPEAPRLHISNASAAMGDKKDVPVEENLLGKGTKSGTPASNHPRTQARSVAGSSSHGPGGLPLPSENPQGKDREGINSPRWAEPDHLLPVVPSAEVDMGWMGGAHQRDPPHVQAHLPLTAGDTQAKLWASVSEPRTQAGEAQKCPLTQSGESQKRPPTQADMMRQQSHQVQEEAPEPSDAGKRVAPLGLKVVLTTAKEPRTQWAQDLGGDKGTAIGVRGACQRSDLGQQRPQGPWEEQGRRAVQGEGTRAAENPAAPPGDPKGLGSLVAQGQAQEKAQGQPQWQIQREVPGQAQRQIQREAPGQPQRQIQREAPGQAQRQIQREAPGQPQRQIQREAPGQPQRQIQREAPGQAQRQIQREAPGQPQRQIQREAPGQAQKQIQREAPGQPQRQIQREAPGQPQRQIQREAPGQPQRQIQREAPGQAQRQIHREAPGQAQRQIHREAPGQPQRQIQKEAPGQAERQIQREVQGQALACGTVPRALEQPISGTAELVATAGRSGGSGSPVPRDNGQWRGSGLGEPSAQHPSSGSCPLGGKSIATSPLGLRKSPAEPMPDAGSWGTPQAPTQEGPPDHPRAKGDLQDAMEASEPERLKRSTRLAKYKAQSFSDQRAFDLSFRPMSLRASDTFELPK; from the exons ATGGAAGACAG GAAGCGCGGCAAGACCTGCAGTGACATCATGTCTGTTGACGCCCAAGCCCTGAAGAAGAAGATGGGCAAGATGGCCTGCGACCCGGCCGCCCGCGCCATCCTCAGCAGCCTGCTGCTCTACGTCGCGGGCCGCGCGGACCGGCCCCCGGGGACAGAGGCCGGGGAGAGCAGGGCCGGccgccagccccagccccagccccagccccaggaggCCGCCCAGCGGCCCACGCGCTTCCAGCTCCTGCAGGCCAAGTTCCTGGGCCCTGGCCGGGAGCGCTGCCTCAAGAGGACCCGGGAGGTGGGCCGGCTGATCTCCAGGGACAAGCAGGGGCCGGGCAGGGGCCTCGTGGGCGCCACCATCAACAAGCTCCTGGAGAAGACCAGGGAGCCTACGCCAAAGCCCTGCCCCAGCGAGAAGCCCCGCTGGGGCCACCCGGCCGGGAAGAGCCCTGTGAAAAACATCCTCAAGAAGTTCCTGGCCGCCGAAGAGAAGGAGGCGAAGGAGAAAGAAGCGCGAGAGAAGCCCCCAGCGGAGCGGCCCAGAGCGCAGGGCCTCCTGCCGAAGATCATGGGCAAGAGCTCGGTGCTGGCCAAGCTCCGCGAGAAGTTCGAGCAGAGCAGCTGCCTGTGCTCCGAGGCCGGCGCACTGCGGCTGCGCACAGAGGAGCGGAAGAGGCGGAACCTGCAGCGGAAGAGGATGCACCGGCCGGAAGTGCGCGTGCTGCACACGGCCGCCATGGCCAGCACCTGCGTCAGGACGCCCCCCGCCCGCTTCCTGGCCTGCACAGCCGATCCCCTGCCGGCCCTCAGCGTCGCCACCGTCGTCTGCGGCCCCAGGAGCTGGCTGTCCCATTGCACCAAAATCAGCCACTCGGTGGCAAGGCGGCAGCCCAGAGCAGAAACCAGCATGCCCCCCAGTGCCGGGGAAACGGGGCGCAGTGGGAACAAAGCAGAGGGAAAGGGGCCCCTGGAGGAGGAGCCCCAAAGACTGCCTAGCTCCTTGAAGCCCGGGACGCCACAAGTGATGGCTCGGAGGGATGGCCATGCTGGCCCCTCACTGGCCCCCTCTTGGGCTCCCTACACAGGCGAAGCCCATCCTGGCTTGGTGCCTGCATCATCCTCACTGGGACCCGCCAGCCCGTGGGGCCCCACGGCAAAGAGCGCTGCAGACGACGTGCAGGAAGTGAGGGGAGCCACAGTCATGTGGTGTCCTGGTCCCATGGGCGAGGGTGCAGGGGAGGGCCCTGAAATCACCATGACTGTATGCAGCTCAGAAGATGAAACGGAAGGAACAGGCTTCCCAGACCCAGGGAGAGACCCCCTTTTTGCCATCCAGAAGTGTTTCCCAGAACAGAAGGTGCCAGAACACATCCCACCCCTGAACACGCCATCGGTCAGGGCTGCTGGGACAACACAGCCCAGCACGGAGCCTCCACGGATAACAGTCCAAATCCCAGTCGTCCACGAAATGCCAGCCTCTCCCACCACGCTGCAAAATGCATCAAGTGGTGAAAACCAACGTTCTCGTATTTTTGGAGGAGAGAATGTGGCTGAAAAGGCACAGACAGAGTTTTCCACCGTGGCTGAGAACAGAAGGGATAACCGAGCCCCAGTGGAACCCAGCAAGCCTTCAGGGACACAGGTGAGACTTGGCGCCTCCTCACCACAGGGATCGCGAGCAACTCTGCATCCGGCGGCAGCGAGAGGGGCTTCAGGCGCCAACCACCGTGTCCCAGAGACGGCTCCAACACAGAGAACTGAGACGGATCCTGCTGGCGGGAAGGGAATTCTCAAAGGCAGCTTTGACAGTTCACGCAGTCCCAGGAGTCCTGAGGATATTTCAGGAGAGAGGACCTCTGACCTCAGAGATGAGATGCATCTGTTAcaagaatcaaatgaaatatcTATGCAGAACAAGGGCTCAGCAGCAAATTCTCCTGCAGCCGAGAAAAACCCTCTGAGGGGAAACACGGGCTATGCCTCCGGCGGCCAGCAAGTGCCATCCCCGACGGGAAGAAATCCAACAGGTGCCCCCACGTTGCTGGCAACACCATCCAAGGAGCATATAGGGCCTGGGGGTGTCACCTCAACGGGCACGAACATGCCCAGCTTGAGGGAGGAGCATAGAAGGCCGCGGCTAACAGAGTCCGCCCAGACCCTGAAGGCAGCCAAGGAAATCAGCCATGATTTTGGAGAGAACCCACTGTCCTCATTAAATGAACCACCCAAACCTGGTATCAAGGCCTGTGGGGAGATGGCAGCTGCAGGGAGTGCTGTGAGCCTTGCCACACCAACACCCGCACCAGGTGGCACCCAGAGCCCTGGAGACTGCATAGTGGGAGAGCCGGAGATGCTGGGCCAGGAGGAATACAGAGCCTTGTCTGAAAGCCATTCCAGAGGAGAGGCTCTCCCTCCAGACCCCCACAGCTGTGGCTTCCTGGCCCCCTGGGGGTCCTCAGAGCCCAAGAGTAGAGTGGCAGGCAGGAGCCTCCTGAGAGGCACGGCCCTCACCCGGCACCCAGCGGAAGCTGCAGCCCTCAACCGGCACCCAGAGGACACTGCAGCCCTCGCCCGGCACCCAGAGGGCTCTGCAGCCCTCGCCCGGCACCCAGAGGACACTGCAGCCCTCGCCCGGCACCCAGAGGACACTGCAGCCCTCGCCCGGCACCCAGAGGACACTGCAGCCCTCGCCCGGCACCCAGAGGACACTGCAGCCCTCGCCCGGCACCCAGAGGACGCTGCAGCCCTCAACCGGCACCCAGAGGACGCTGCAGCCCTCAACCGGCACCCAGAGGACTCTGCAGCCCTCACCCGGCACCCAGAGGCGCCCCGATTACACATTTCAAATGCATCAGCAGCCATGGGAGACAAAAAGGATGTACCTGTGGAAGAAAACCTTCTGGGTAAAGGCACAAAGTCTGGAACTCCTGCTTCCAATCATCCCAGAACACAGGCCAGGAGTGTGGCAGGGTCCTCCAGCCATGGCCCTGGTGGCCTGCCATTGCCTTCTGAGAACCCACAGGGAAAGGACAGGGAGGGCATCAACTCTCCTCGTTGGGCAGAGCCTGACCATCTGCTTCCTGTGGTGCCTTCTGCAGAGGTGGACATGGGGTGGATGGGTGGTGCCCACCAGCGGGACCCTCCCCATGTACAGGCACACCTGCCCCTGACTGCTGGTGACACACAGGCAAAGCTCTGGGCCAGTGTTTCCGAGCCCAGGACCCAGGCAGGTGAAGCCCAGAAGTGTCCCCTGACCCAGAGTGGTGAATCTCAGAAGCGTCCCCCGACCCAGGCAGACATGATGAGGCAACAGAGTCACCAGGTGCAGGAGGAGGCCCCCGAGCCCAGTGATGCAGGGAAGAGGGTGGCGCCCCTGGGCCTGAAGGTTGTGCTGACTACAGCAAAAGAGCCTCGGACACAGTGGGCGCAGgatctgggtggggacaaagGGACGGCCATTGGGGTTAGGGGTGCCTGCCAGCGCAGTGATCTAGGTCAGCAGCGTCCACAGGGACCCTGGGAGGAGCAGGGGAGGAGAGCAGTGCAGGGAGAGGGCACCAGGGCTGCCGAGAACCCAGCAGCACCTCCAGGGGACCCCAAGGGGCTGGGAAGCCTGGTGGCCCAGGGGCAGGCTCAGGAAAAGGCCCAGGGACAGCCCCAGTGGCAGATCCAGAGAGAGGTCCCGGGACAGGCCCAGAGGCAGATCCAGAGAGAGGCCCCAGGACAGCCCCAGAGGCAGATCCAGAGAGAGGCCCCGGGACAGGCCCAGAGGCAGATCCAGAGAGAGGCCCCGGGACAGCCCCAGAGGCAGATCCAGAGAGAGGCCCCGGGACAGCCCCAGAGGCAGATCCAGAGAGAGGCCCCGGGACAGGCCCAGAGGCAGATCCAGAGAGAGGCCCCGGGACAGCCCCAGAGGCAGATCCAGAGAGAGGCCCCGGGACAGGCCCAGAAGCAGATCCAGAGAGAGGCCCCGGGACAGCCCCAGAGGCAGATCCAGAGAGAGGCCCCGGGACAGCCCCAGAGGCAGATCCAGAGAGAGGCCCCGGGACAGCCCCAGAGGCAGATCCAGAGAGAGGCCCCGGGACAGGCCCAGAGGCAGATCCACAGAGAGGCCCCAGGACAGGCCCAGAGGCAGATCCACAGAGAGGCCCCAGGACAGCCCCAGAGGCAGATTCAGAAAGAGGCCCCAGGACAGGCCGAGAGGCAGATCCAGAGAGAGGTCCAGGGACAGGCCTTGGCCTGTGGGACAGTGCCTCGGGCCTTGGAGCAGCCCATTAGTGGTACAGCTGAGCTAGTGGCCACTGCTGGCAGGAGTGGAGGGTCTGGAAGCCCAGTCCCCAGGGACAATGGACAGTGGAGGGGCAGTGGACTAGGGGAGCCTAGTGCCCAGCACCCATCCTCAGGAAGCTGCCCCCTCGGGGGCAAGAGCATTGCCACTTCTCCCCTGGGCTTGAGAAAGAGCCCGGCTGAGCCCATGCCTGATGCTGGGAGCTGGGGGACTCCCCAGGCCCCAACCCAGGAGGGGCCCCCAGACCACCCCAGGGCCAAGGGGGACCTGCAGGACGCGATGGAGGCATCAGAGCCTGAACGTCTCAAGAGATCCACGCGCCTGGCCAAGTACAAAGCCCAGAGCTTCAGTGACCAGAGGGCCTTCGATTTGTCCTTCAGACCCATGAGCCTCAGGGCCAGTGACACCTTTGAGCTCCCCAAGTGA